One window of the Epinephelus moara isolate mb chromosome 24, YSFRI_EMoa_1.0, whole genome shotgun sequence genome contains the following:
- the mych gene encoding myelocytomatosis oncogene homolog has translation MLQSFSQSQDWLYSEPLLFDDEFCQSLMKDLQSLPTPPQSPPMKSGLGGTKPLSKEDQLSYVSDILLEDHDMQLNWNYDFFHSDAAEKEGEPSQPCSPLEEGGEDCLWQCLAGDKSLEEKLVSSMLGSSPLLSDINTSIFEEIAGSTLDCQNLMDTQEPSEATSDYGSTGGELSTYSSSDSEEEIDVVTVVRCPSSPSPRPSLADLSVRQQKQEEEQRALQRHHFEIQLQHNYAAPCPASPPVSSSSSSNKRSRGSDGSSRYHHSSRSSSSSSSSSSSSRYHHHHHSSRNSTETEDEEERRRTHNVMERQRRNELKNCFVRLRDNVPELSHNDKASKVVILKKARDCIYGLEDEGHRLQSKRDKLRAKQEELKARLERLRS, from the exons ATGTTGCAAAGCTTCTCTCAGTCGCAGGACTGGCTTTACTCGGAGCCGCTGCTGTTTGACGATGAGTTCTGCCAAAGTTTGATGAAGGACCTCCAGTCGCTGCCGACACCCCCTCAGTCCCCACCGATGAAGAGCGGGCTGGGTGGCACTAAGCCCCTGTCAAAGGAGGACCAGCTGAGTTATGTATCAGACATCCTGCTGGAGGACCATGACATGCAGCTCAACTGGAACTACGATTTCTTCCACTCCGATGCTGCTGAGAAGGAAGGCGAGCCCAGCCAGCCCTGCTCCCCTCTGGAGGAGGGCGGCGAGGACTGCCTGTGGCAGTGCCTGGCAGGGGACAAGAGCCTGGAGGAGAAGCTGGTTTCCTCGATGCTCGGCTCCAGCCCGCTGCTGTCCGACATCAACACCAGCATCTTTGAAGAGATCGCCGGCTCCACGCTGGACTGCCAGAATCTGATGGACACTCAGGAGCCCAGCGAGGCCACATCAGACTACGGCTCAACAGGTGGCGAGCTGTCTACATATTCATCTAGTGACTCTG aggaggagattGACGTGGTGACTGTGGTGCGCTGTCCCTCCAGCCCCTCCCCTCGGCCCTCTTTGGCTGACCTGTCTGTCCGTCAGCAGAAGCAGGAAGAGGAGCAGCGAGCTCTCCAACGTCACCACTTTGAGATCCAGCTGCAACACAACTACGCCGCACCGTGTCCCGCCTCACCACCAgtttcatcctcctcctcatccaacAAGCGATCACGAGGGAGCGATGGCTCATCGCGGTACCATCACTCCTCTCGCAGCtcttcatcatcgtcatcatcatcatcctcatcgcggtaccaccaccaccaccattcgTCGCGGAATTCTACAGAGACcgaagatgaggaggagaggcGGCGGACACACAACGTGATGGAGCGGCAGCGGCGCAACGAGTTGAAGAATTGCTTCGTGCGCCTCCGCGACAACGTGCCCGAGCTGTCGCACAATGACAAGGCATCCAAGGTGGTGATCCTGAAGAAAGCCAGAGACTGCATCTACGGCCTGGAGGACGAAGGCCATAGACTGCAATCCAAGAGGGACAAACTAAGAGCAAAACAGGAAGAGCTGAAAGCGAGGCTGGAGCGGCTTCGCAGCTAA